A window from Micromonospora profundi encodes these proteins:
- the rplU gene encoding 50S ribosomal protein L21 has translation MYAIVKTGGKQYKVAEGDVIEVEKLTGAPGDAVKLTAVLLVDGDDLVTDAAKLAEVAVSGEIAAHTKGPKIRIHKFKNKTGYHKRQGHRQPLTQVKVTGISSGK, from the coding sequence ACCGGCGGCAAGCAGTACAAGGTCGCCGAGGGCGACGTGATCGAGGTCGAGAAGCTCACCGGTGCCCCCGGTGACGCGGTGAAGCTCACCGCGGTGCTCCTCGTCGACGGTGACGACCTGGTGACCGACGCGGCGAAGCTTGCCGAGGTCGCGGTGTCCGGCGAGATCGCCGCGCACACCAAGGGCCCGAAGATCCGGATCCACAAGTTCAAGAACAAGACCGGCTACCACAAGCGCCAGGGTCACCGCCAGCCGTTGACCCAGGTCAAGGTGACCGGCATCTCCAGCGGGAAGTAG
- the rpmA gene encoding 50S ribosomal protein L27: MAHKKGASSSRNGRDSAAQRLGVKRFGGQVVSAGEILIRQRGTKFHPGDLVGRGGDDTLFALAAGSVLFGTKRGRKTVSIVPQQ, translated from the coding sequence ATGGCTCACAAAAAGGGTGCGTCCAGCTCGCGTAACGGTCGCGATTCCGCGGCCCAGCGACTCGGCGTGAAGCGCTTCGGTGGTCAGGTTGTCAGCGCCGGTGAGATCCTCATCCGGCAGCGTGGCACCAAGTTCCACCCCGGTGACCTGGTCGGCCGTGGCGGCGACGACACGCTGTTCGCGCTCGCCGCCGGTTCGGTCCTGTTCGGCACCAAGCGCGGTCGTAAGACCGTCAGCATCGTTCCTCAGCAGTAG
- the obgE gene encoding GTPase ObgE — protein MATFVDRVVLHLQAGDGGHGCVSIHREKFKPFGGPDGGNGGHGGSVSLVVDPQVTTLLDFHFHPHVKADNGKGGAGSNRDGANGRNLVLKVPNGTVVQTTDGTVLADMVGAGTTFEVARGGRGGRGNASLANAKRKAPGFAELGEPGDQLDIVLELKSVADVGLVGFPSAGKSSLISVISAAKPKIADYPFTTLVPNLGVVRVDNHTFTVADVPGLIPGAATGKGLGLEFLRHIERCAVLVHVIDSATLEPGRDPVADIDAIEAELSQYGGLADRPRLVAVNKVDVPDGRDLAEIVRPDLEERGYRVFEVSAATREGLKELTYAMADLVDAERKAAPPAEPTRIVIRPMAVDDDGFTITAETDGSFTVRGVRPERWVKQTNFDNDEAVGYLADRLARLGVEDKLAKAGAQPGDLVRIGEREFDWQPTLYAGVDFVPGNRGTDVRLEEKSNRASAAERLAARKARRVRSADEVGADASDDEDFEDDAE, from the coding sequence GTGGCGACGTTCGTTGACCGGGTCGTTCTGCATCTGCAGGCCGGTGACGGGGGGCACGGTTGTGTCTCGATCCACCGTGAGAAGTTCAAGCCGTTCGGAGGCCCGGACGGCGGCAACGGTGGGCACGGCGGCAGCGTGTCGCTGGTGGTCGACCCGCAGGTGACAACGCTTCTCGACTTCCACTTCCACCCGCACGTCAAGGCCGACAACGGCAAGGGCGGCGCGGGGTCGAACCGGGACGGGGCCAACGGCCGCAACCTGGTGCTCAAGGTGCCAAACGGCACTGTGGTGCAGACCACCGACGGCACCGTGCTTGCCGACATGGTCGGTGCGGGCACGACCTTCGAGGTGGCCCGCGGCGGGCGTGGCGGGCGAGGCAACGCCTCGCTGGCCAACGCCAAGCGCAAGGCGCCGGGCTTCGCCGAGCTGGGTGAGCCCGGTGACCAGCTGGACATCGTGCTGGAGCTCAAGAGCGTCGCCGACGTGGGCCTCGTGGGCTTCCCGTCGGCCGGTAAGTCGTCGCTGATCTCGGTGATCTCCGCCGCGAAGCCGAAGATCGCCGACTACCCGTTCACCACGCTGGTGCCGAACCTCGGCGTGGTCCGGGTGGACAACCACACCTTCACCGTCGCCGACGTGCCGGGTCTGATCCCGGGCGCGGCCACCGGCAAGGGGCTGGGCCTGGAGTTCCTCCGGCACATCGAGCGTTGCGCGGTGCTTGTGCACGTCATCGACTCGGCGACCCTGGAGCCGGGCCGTGACCCGGTCGCCGACATCGACGCCATCGAGGCCGAGCTGAGCCAGTACGGCGGCCTGGCCGACCGGCCGAGGCTGGTGGCCGTCAACAAGGTCGACGTGCCCGACGGCCGGGACCTCGCCGAGATCGTGCGCCCCGATCTGGAGGAGCGCGGCTACCGGGTGTTCGAGGTCTCCGCGGCCACCCGTGAGGGGCTCAAGGAGCTGACGTACGCGATGGCCGACCTGGTCGACGCGGAGCGTAAGGCCGCTCCGCCGGCCGAGCCGACGCGGATCGTGATCCGGCCGATGGCCGTTGACGACGACGGCTTCACCATCACGGCCGAAACCGACGGTTCGTTCACCGTCCGTGGCGTCCGGCCGGAGCGGTGGGTCAAGCAGACGAACTTCGACAACGACGAGGCCGTCGGATACCTGGCGGACCGGCTGGCCCGGCTCGGCGTGGAGGACAAGCTGGCCAAGGCCGGCGCCCAGCCCGGTGACCTGGTGCGGATCGGCGAGCGCGAGTTCGACTGGCAGCCGACGCTCTACGCCGGCGTGGACTTCGTGCCCGGCAACCGGGGCACCGACGTCCGGCTTGAGGAGAAGTCGAACCGGGCCTCGGCGGCGGAGCGGCTCGCCGCGCGCAAGGCCCGCCGGGTGCGTTCGGCCGACGAGGTGGGCGCGGACGCGTCCGACGACGAGGACTTCGAGGACGACGCCGAGTAG
- a CDS encoding GNAT family N-acetyltransferase yields MLIESRPCTDPEIATLVLAQQRELRAADGGLDGQVTVTHDDIRYLAVVANGRAVACGGLQSLDATTGEIKRMYVRPAHRGRGIARQLLAALEELAFRQGHSVICLETGTYLPAALGLYASCGYDRIPVYGEYVGNPYSVCFSKRLPVAA; encoded by the coding sequence ATGCTGATCGAGTCCCGGCCCTGCACCGATCCCGAGATCGCCACCCTGGTCCTCGCCCAGCAGCGTGAGCTGCGGGCGGCCGACGGCGGGCTGGACGGGCAGGTCACCGTCACCCACGACGACATCCGTTACCTTGCGGTGGTGGCGAACGGCCGGGCCGTCGCCTGCGGCGGCCTCCAGTCGCTCGACGCCACCACGGGTGAGATCAAGAGGATGTACGTCCGGCCGGCGCACCGGGGGCGGGGGATCGCCCGCCAGTTGCTCGCCGCGCTGGAGGAGTTGGCGTTCCGGCAGGGGCACTCGGTGATCTGCCTGGAGACCGGCACCTACCTGCCTGCGGCGCTCGGGTTGTACGCCTCGTGCGGATACGACCGCATCCCTGTGTACGGGGAGTACGTGGGTAACCCGTACAGCGTCTGCTTCTCCAAGCGGTTGCCGGTCGCGGCCTGA
- a CDS encoding DUF6766 family protein — protein sequence MVPRWIRDNALAVAMLGAFLVFLLLQSIFGWQTHNEELTEFGAAPLSWPAYLTTGHFVEAVFENWESEFLQMGGYVLLTAYLVQRGSAESKPVDQTDRPEDDERRATPQSPWPARTGGLPLVVYRNSLSIALLLIFAGSFVGHLLGGTAAYNKEQALQSGAPPIGVWDFLGTSDFWFQSMQNWQSEFLAVGALILLSIVLRQHASPESKPVTVAHAETGA from the coding sequence ATGGTGCCTCGCTGGATACGTGACAACGCGCTGGCCGTCGCCATGCTGGGGGCGTTCCTGGTCTTCCTGCTGTTGCAGAGCATCTTCGGGTGGCAGACGCACAACGAGGAGTTGACCGAGTTCGGCGCCGCGCCGCTGAGCTGGCCGGCATACCTGACCACCGGGCACTTCGTCGAGGCGGTCTTCGAGAACTGGGAGTCGGAGTTCCTCCAGATGGGCGGGTACGTGCTGCTCACCGCGTACCTCGTGCAGCGCGGCTCGGCCGAGTCGAAGCCTGTGGACCAGACCGACCGGCCCGAGGACGACGAGCGCCGGGCCACCCCGCAGTCGCCCTGGCCGGCGCGCACCGGCGGCCTTCCGCTGGTGGTCTACCGCAACAGCCTCTCCATCGCCCTGCTGCTGATCTTCGCCGGTTCGTTCGTCGGCCACCTCCTCGGCGGCACCGCCGCCTACAACAAGGAGCAGGCGTTGCAGAGCGGGGCGCCACCCATCGGGGTGTGGGACTTCCTCGGCACCAGCGACTTCTGGTTCCAGTCGATGCAGAACTGGCAGAGCGAGTTCCTGGCGGTCGGCGCCCTCATCCTGCTGAGCATCGTCCTGCGCCAGCACGCCTCGCCCGAGTCGAAGCCGGTCACAGTGGCGCACGCCGAGACCGGGGCGTGA
- a CDS encoding DUF4383 domain-containing protein, with translation MARDARGGRPAAPRPRVQQAALVAAALFLLIGVLGFIPGITTDYGQLRFAGHHSGAKLLGLFQVSILHNAVHLLFGLVGLVLARSIAGARLFLAGGGAIYLALWLYGLVVEGLDEAGGANFLPVNNADNWLHLALGFGMIALGLLLSNQVGTGGRLDTPFDRP, from the coding sequence ATGGCACGAGACGCGCGAGGTGGTCGACCTGCCGCGCCACGGCCCCGGGTACAGCAGGCTGCGCTTGTCGCGGCCGCGCTCTTCCTGCTGATCGGCGTCCTCGGCTTCATCCCCGGCATCACCACCGACTACGGCCAGTTGCGGTTCGCCGGCCACCACTCGGGGGCCAAGCTGCTCGGGCTGTTCCAGGTGTCGATCCTGCACAACGCAGTGCACCTGCTGTTCGGGCTGGTCGGCCTCGTGCTGGCCCGCAGCATCGCCGGCGCCCGGCTCTTCCTGGCCGGCGGCGGCGCCATCTACCTCGCCCTCTGGCTGTACGGGCTGGTGGTCGAAGGGCTCGACGAGGCCGGCGGCGCGAACTTCCTGCCTGTCAACAACGCCGACAACTGGCTGCACCTCGCGCTCGGCTTCGGCATGATCGCGCTCGGGCTGCTGCTGTCCAACCAGGTCGGCACGGGCGGGCGGCTGGACACCCCCTTCGATCGACCCTGA
- a CDS encoding phage holin family protein, which translates to MTMPTQGSGLDSGYRPDAGAPHTAAEVKGSSLGDLMRQVTTDLSTLMRQEVELAKAEIRQEGKKAGKAAGLFGGAGFGGYMVALFVSIAVWQFLDNVMDSGLAALIVAVIWAVVAAVLYSKAKQNAQHVRGLKQTNDSVQRIPDALKPHPEGVTR; encoded by the coding sequence ATGACCATGCCGACGCAGGGGTCCGGACTGGACTCCGGTTACCGCCCCGACGCGGGTGCCCCGCACACAGCGGCGGAGGTGAAGGGCAGCTCGCTCGGTGACCTGATGCGTCAGGTCACCACCGACCTGTCGACCCTCATGCGCCAGGAGGTCGAGCTGGCCAAGGCCGAGATCCGCCAGGAGGGCAAGAAGGCAGGCAAGGCCGCCGGGCTCTTCGGTGGCGCGGGCTTCGGCGGCTACATGGTGGCGCTCTTCGTGTCCATCGCCGTGTGGCAGTTCCTGGACAACGTCATGGACTCCGGACTGGCCGCGCTGATCGTGGCCGTGATCTGGGCCGTTGTCGCCGCCGTCCTGTACTCCAAGGCCAAGCAGAACGCCCAGCACGTACGCGGGCTCAAGCAGACAAACGACAGCGTGCAGCGGATTCCCGACGCGCTCAAGCCCCACCCGGAGGGAGTCACCCGATGA
- a CDS encoding DUF3618 domain-containing protein, with product MSTDPDQIRREIEATRNSLSSDVDALAYKVSPSRIVDDRKQRARSALQNVRDKVMGTASDLGHGTGHAAHSVGDRASSAASSVSDAAHSAASSVSDAAHSAPRVIRQKSQGNPLAAGLIAFGVGWLASSLIPASRREQQAATQVKEKVSEHSGAVKEKLGEVASDLKNELREPAQHAADSVRSTAQDAVHTVKDDGRSAAHDVKDHAQQAASR from the coding sequence ATGAGCACCGACCCCGACCAGATCCGCCGGGAGATCGAAGCCACCCGCAACAGCCTCAGCTCCGATGTGGACGCGCTCGCGTACAAGGTCAGCCCCAGCCGCATCGTCGACGACCGCAAGCAGCGGGCCCGCTCCGCTCTGCAGAATGTGAGGGACAAGGTCATGGGAACCGCTTCCGACCTCGGCCACGGCACCGGCCACGCCGCCCACTCGGTGGGCGACCGCGCCTCGTCGGCGGCCTCCAGCGTCAGCGACGCCGCGCACTCGGCGGCCTCCTCGGTCAGCGACGCCGCGCACAGCGCGCCCCGGGTGATCCGGCAGAAGTCCCAGGGCAACCCGCTGGCCGCCGGCCTCATCGCGTTCGGCGTCGGCTGGCTGGCCTCCTCGCTGATCCCGGCCTCCCGTCGCGAGCAGCAGGCCGCGACGCAGGTCAAGGAGAAGGTCAGCGAGCACAGCGGAGCGGTGAAGGAGAAGCTGGGCGAGGTGGCCAGCGACCTCAAGAACGAGCTGCGCGAGCCCGCCCAGCACGCCGCGGACTCGGTGCGGTCCACCGCACAGGACGCCGTGCACACGGTCAAGGACGACGGCAGGTCCGCCGCGCACGACGTCAAGGACCACGCCCAGCAGGCCGCCAGCAGGTAA
- a CDS encoding SRPBCC family protein: MTNNGTRWTLLGVTAVTAVGVGRAVARRRRRHQPDRQNGWYVVRRAVTVDRPRDAVIGFWTDRERLDHALAEWATLEQLDERRWRCVARDRNGGDAEWRAEITVDGPGALRWQVEDGPVPQHGRVELTEAPQGRGTEIRAELRYRSGPLRRMFGLASGHEPDLALRDTLRRVKALVECGQVIDTRRDPSGRSAAQERATDRMREKLMTGGRA; the protein is encoded by the coding sequence ATGACCAACAACGGAACGAGGTGGACGCTGCTCGGTGTCACCGCGGTGACCGCCGTCGGTGTCGGTCGGGCGGTCGCCCGCCGTCGGCGTCGGCACCAGCCCGACCGGCAGAACGGCTGGTACGTCGTGCGCCGCGCGGTGACAGTGGACCGGCCCCGGGACGCGGTGATCGGGTTCTGGACCGACAGGGAACGGCTGGACCACGCGCTGGCCGAGTGGGCCACCTTGGAACAGCTCGACGAGCGGCGCTGGCGGTGCGTGGCCCGCGACAGGAACGGCGGCGACGCCGAGTGGCGGGCGGAGATCACCGTCGACGGGCCGGGCGCGCTGCGCTGGCAGGTCGAGGACGGGCCGGTGCCGCAGCACGGGCGGGTCGAGCTGACCGAGGCCCCGCAGGGCCGGGGCACGGAGATCCGGGCCGAGCTGCGCTACCGCTCCGGGCCGCTGCGGCGGATGTTCGGCCTGGCCAGCGGCCACGAACCGGACCTGGCGCTGCGCGACACCCTGCGCCGGGTGAAGGCGCTCGTCGAGTGCGGCCAGGTGATCGACACCCGACGCGACCCGTCCGGTCGGAGTGCTGCCCAGGAAAGGGCGACCGACCGGATGCGGGAGAAGCTGATGACGGGAGGACGGGCGTGA
- a CDS encoding zinc-dependent alcohol dehydrogenase, with the protein MRALCWEGVGKLAVRDVPEPKIRAEGDIIVRVRASSVCGSDLHLINGYLPAMREGDILGHEFMGEVVEVGPGVRQHKVGDRVVVGSVVACGGCWYCRTEQYSLCDNSNPQPVFTEKLWGHSPAGILGYSHAAGGYAGSHAEYIRVPFGDVGAFAVPDGLPDDSVVFASDAMPTGWMAADFCGLTGGEVVAVWGAGGVGQMAARSAQLLGAERVIMIDRFPDRLATAADRVGVETINYAETDVLEALRELTGGRGPDACIEAVGMESHDVGPAYTYDRVKQSARLQTDRPTSVRQAIMACRKGGTVSIVGVYAGLIDKFPLGAAMNKALVLRMGQMHAQRYIPMLLDRLAAGEIDPGYLATHPIPLEQGARGYEMFEKKEDGCLRSVLHP; encoded by the coding sequence GTGAGGGCGCTCTGCTGGGAAGGTGTCGGCAAGCTTGCCGTCCGGGACGTACCGGAGCCGAAGATCCGCGCCGAGGGGGACATCATCGTCCGGGTCCGGGCCAGCAGCGTCTGCGGCTCCGACCTGCACCTGATCAACGGGTACCTGCCGGCGATGCGGGAGGGCGACATCCTCGGCCACGAGTTCATGGGCGAGGTGGTGGAGGTCGGGCCGGGCGTACGGCAGCACAAGGTCGGCGACCGGGTGGTGGTCGGGTCGGTGGTGGCCTGCGGTGGCTGCTGGTACTGCCGGACCGAGCAGTACTCGCTGTGCGACAACTCCAATCCGCAGCCGGTGTTCACGGAGAAGCTGTGGGGGCACTCGCCGGCAGGAATTCTGGGCTACTCGCACGCGGCGGGTGGTTACGCCGGCTCGCACGCCGAGTACATCCGGGTGCCGTTCGGCGACGTCGGCGCGTTCGCGGTGCCCGACGGGCTGCCGGACGACTCGGTGGTGTTCGCCTCCGACGCGATGCCCACCGGGTGGATGGCTGCGGACTTCTGCGGGCTCACCGGCGGTGAGGTGGTCGCCGTCTGGGGTGCCGGTGGCGTCGGTCAGATGGCGGCCCGGTCGGCGCAACTCCTCGGCGCCGAGCGGGTCATCATGATCGACCGCTTTCCGGATCGGCTGGCCACGGCCGCCGACCGGGTCGGTGTGGAGACCATCAACTACGCCGAGACCGACGTACTGGAGGCGCTGCGCGAGCTGACAGGTGGACGTGGGCCGGACGCCTGCATCGAGGCCGTCGGCATGGAGTCGCACGACGTCGGACCGGCCTACACGTACGACCGGGTGAAGCAGTCGGCCCGGTTGCAGACCGACCGGCCGACCTCCGTACGCCAGGCGATCATGGCCTGCCGTAAGGGCGGCACGGTGAGCATCGTCGGCGTCTACGCCGGTCTGATCGACAAGTTCCCGCTTGGCGCGGCCATGAACAAGGCGCTGGTGTTGCGGATGGGGCAGATGCACGCGCAGCGCTACATCCCCATGCTGCTCGACCGGCTGGCCGCCGGCGAGATCGACCCCGGCTACCTCGCCACCCACCCGATCCCCTTGGAGCAGGGTGCCCGGGGCTACGAGATGTTCGAGAAGAAAGAGGACGGCTGCCTCCGGAGCGTCCTGCACCCCTGA
- a CDS encoding cytochrome P450 — MAALPVDRSPDSTLALLRSGYRFIGERCDRYGSDAFQTRILLTPTICLRGRSAAALFYDPERFQRRNAMPLRVQRTLTGRGGVQGLDGPAHADRKAMFMSIMTPDNIRRLGQLFDDEWRTRIAAWEAAGPVRLYDEMGRLLTRVVCAWAGVPLSTSQVDSRTVELHAMIEGPAVAGPRHWRGLLARRRAERWIGDLIERARVGTHQAPPGSALQVIAEHRDAQGSLLPRRIAAVELLNVLRPVVAVDRYVTFAALALHDHPAWRQRVRDSDEATGQFVQEVRRYYPFFPSAAARVRRSFDWEGHHFPRGRRVLLDLYGTNHHPTLWPEPELFRPERFAGRRVDPFELIPQGGGEFFTGHRCAGEWITIDLMKRAVTNLTSAMAYDVPPQDLTLDLRQMPCLPPSGMTLTAVRRTI, encoded by the coding sequence ATGGCGGCCCTGCCGGTCGACCGCAGCCCGGACAGCACCCTCGCGCTCCTGCGCTCCGGGTACCGGTTCATCGGTGAGCGCTGCGACAGGTACGGCAGCGACGCCTTCCAGACCCGGATCCTGCTGACACCGACAATCTGCCTGCGCGGCAGGTCGGCGGCGGCGCTGTTCTACGACCCCGAGCGCTTCCAGCGGCGCAACGCGATGCCCCTGCGGGTGCAGCGCACGCTCACCGGCCGGGGCGGGGTGCAAGGGCTGGACGGCCCGGCGCACGCCGACCGCAAGGCGATGTTCATGTCGATCATGACGCCGGACAACATCCGGCGCCTCGGGCAGCTCTTCGACGACGAGTGGCGGACCCGGATCGCCGCCTGGGAGGCCGCCGGGCCGGTGCGGCTCTACGACGAGATGGGTCGACTGCTGACCCGGGTGGTCTGCGCCTGGGCCGGGGTGCCGCTGTCCACTTCGCAGGTCGACAGCCGGACCGTCGAGCTGCACGCCATGATCGAAGGGCCGGCGGTAGCCGGCCCCCGGCACTGGCGAGGGCTGCTCGCCCGCCGCCGGGCCGAACGCTGGATCGGCGACCTCATCGAGCGGGCACGGGTGGGCACCCATCAGGCGCCGCCCGGCAGCGCGCTACAGGTGATCGCCGAGCACCGCGACGCCCAGGGCTCGCTGCTCCCCCGCCGGATCGCCGCTGTCGAGCTGCTCAACGTGCTGCGACCAGTGGTCGCCGTGGACCGGTACGTCACCTTCGCGGCACTCGCCCTGCACGACCATCCCGCCTGGCGGCAGCGGGTCCGCGACAGCGACGAGGCCACCGGGCAGTTCGTCCAGGAGGTACGCCGCTACTACCCGTTCTTCCCCTCGGCTGCCGCGCGGGTCCGGCGCTCCTTCGACTGGGAGGGTCACCACTTCCCCCGGGGGCGGCGGGTGCTCCTCGACCTCTACGGCACCAACCACCACCCGACACTCTGGCCCGAGCCGGAGCTGTTCCGCCCGGAGCGGTTCGCCGGCCGTCGGGTGGACCCGTTCGAGCTGATCCCACAGGGCGGCGGGGAGTTCTTCACCGGGCACCGCTGCGCCGGCGAGTGGATCACCATCGACCTGATGAAGCGGGCGGTCACCAACCTGACGAGCGCCATGGCCTACGACGTGCCGCCGCAGGACCTGACCCTGGACCTGCGGCAGATGCCCTGCCTGCCACCGAGCGGCATGACCCTCACAGCCGTCCGTCGGACCATCTGA
- a CDS encoding DUF397 domain-containing protein has protein sequence MAEHPKGDFDLSRAVWQRAEGDTSDSAVEVAFVDDLIGMRNSAEPEGPVLVFTQAEWDAFVAGAQDGEFDLD, from the coding sequence ATGGCGGAGCACCCCAAGGGCGATTTCGACCTCTCCCGGGCGGTCTGGCAGCGGGCCGAGGGGGACACCTCCGACAGCGCCGTCGAGGTGGCCTTCGTCGACGACCTGATCGGGATGCGCAACTCCGCCGAACCGGAAGGGCCGGTGCTCGTCTTCACACAGGCCGAGTGGGACGCGTTCGTGGCCGGCGCGCAGGACGGCGAGTTCGACCTGGACTGA
- the pepN gene encoding aminopeptidase N, which produces MPSLTRVEATARGATITVESYQVDLDLTGGGDLFRSRVEIRFRATPGAATFAEIKPHTLLGVRLNDRDLDPGVLADNRLPLSDLEADNTLVVEAEMAYSNTGEGMHRFVDPADGETYLYAVTFLDNVQRIFAAFDQPDLKASFVLTVTAPPEWTVVGNAELAANPAPGRWEFAPTAPLATYFFSLIAGPYHVRRAEHDGVPLGIYCRRSLAEHLDADAEEIFTVTRQCLDRFHELFTERYPFGKYDQAFVPEFNAGAMENPGIVTFRDDYVFRSAVTDTQRELRATTIAHEMAHMWFGDLVTMRWWDDLWLNESFAEYLGTRVTAEATRFDQAWTTFAMRRKAWGYAADQRPSTHPVAPQEVADAEEGLLNFDGISYAKGASVLRQLVAWLGDEAFLSGLNAHFAAHRFGNATLADLLASLSTASARSELASPAVASNDGTAASGRDLADWAQRWLRSPQVNTLRAEVAVDADGRYSEVAVVQTAPESAAVLRPHRIGVGRYSMDGTVERDEVDLDPAADGGRTVLGALTGAPAARLLLLNDGDLTFAKVRLDPASADAVRLVLPGLADPLTRAVLWGEALDAATDGERPVTGLVDLMVAALPAETEVIIAEDVLTLSRSLVDRYLDPLARSAALARIAGACRQLLDGAPAGESLQLAAARAWVAATTDADLLTGWLAGREVPAGLKVDAELRWSVLCRLVVLGAAGAAEIAAEVAADPSSAGAERAALCRAALPDAAAKQAAWEIIVRGTELSNRLLEATAEGFWQPEQAELTAAYVERYFAEMPDAARGRTPWTADRVAKLAFPRYAVAQPTREAAAALLARDDLTPGLRRVITDADDDLRRALVARTAVAAAAA; this is translated from the coding sequence ATGCCGAGCCTGACCCGTGTAGAGGCGACCGCGCGTGGCGCGACGATTACCGTCGAGTCCTACCAGGTGGACCTCGACCTGACCGGCGGCGGTGATCTGTTCCGCTCCCGCGTCGAGATCCGGTTCCGGGCGACCCCCGGCGCCGCGACCTTCGCCGAGATCAAACCCCACACCCTGCTGGGTGTACGCCTCAACGACCGCGACCTGGACCCGGGCGTGCTGGCCGACAACCGGCTGCCGCTCAGCGACCTGGAGGCGGACAACACGCTCGTCGTCGAGGCGGAGATGGCCTACTCCAACACCGGGGAGGGGATGCACCGCTTCGTCGACCCGGCCGACGGCGAGACCTATCTCTACGCCGTGACGTTCCTCGACAACGTGCAACGCATCTTCGCCGCGTTCGACCAGCCCGATCTGAAGGCGTCGTTCGTGCTCACGGTGACCGCCCCGCCGGAATGGACTGTCGTCGGCAACGCCGAGCTGGCCGCCAACCCCGCTCCGGGGCGCTGGGAGTTCGCCCCGACGGCGCCGCTGGCCACGTACTTCTTCTCGCTTATCGCCGGGCCGTACCACGTGCGGCGGGCCGAGCACGACGGTGTGCCGCTGGGCATCTACTGTCGCCGGTCGCTGGCCGAGCACCTGGACGCCGACGCCGAGGAGATCTTCACAGTCACCCGGCAGTGCCTGGACCGGTTCCACGAGCTGTTCACCGAGCGCTACCCGTTCGGCAAGTACGACCAGGCGTTCGTGCCCGAGTTCAACGCCGGCGCGATGGAGAACCCGGGCATCGTGACCTTCCGCGACGACTACGTGTTCCGCTCGGCGGTCACCGACACGCAGCGCGAGCTGCGGGCCACCACCATCGCCCACGAGATGGCGCACATGTGGTTCGGTGACCTGGTCACCATGCGCTGGTGGGACGACCTGTGGCTCAACGAGTCCTTCGCGGAATACCTGGGCACCCGGGTCACCGCCGAGGCGACGCGCTTCGACCAGGCGTGGACGACGTTCGCCATGCGCCGCAAGGCCTGGGGGTACGCCGCCGACCAGCGCCCCTCCACCCACCCGGTCGCCCCGCAGGAGGTGGCCGACGCCGAGGAAGGGCTGCTCAACTTCGACGGCATCTCGTACGCCAAGGGCGCCAGCGTGCTGCGGCAGTTGGTCGCGTGGCTCGGTGACGAGGCGTTCCTCTCCGGCCTGAACGCGCACTTCGCCGCACATCGCTTCGGCAACGCCACCCTCGCCGACCTGCTGGCCAGCCTCTCCACCGCGAGCGCGAGGAGTGAGCTTGCGAGCCCCGCAGTCGCGAGCAACGACGGCACCGCCGCCAGCGGCCGGGACCTGGCCGACTGGGCGCAGCGGTGGCTGCGCAGTCCGCAGGTCAACACGCTGCGCGCCGAGGTCGCCGTCGACGCCGACGGCCGCTACAGCGAGGTGGCCGTCGTGCAGACCGCGCCCGAGTCGGCAGCGGTGCTGCGCCCGCACCGCATCGGGGTGGGCCGCTACTCGATGGACGGCACTGTGGAGCGTGACGAGGTCGATCTCGACCCCGCCGCCGACGGTGGCCGTACCGTGCTCGGCGCGCTGACCGGAGCGCCAGCGGCCCGGCTGCTGCTGCTCAACGACGGCGACCTCACCTTCGCCAAGGTGCGCCTCGACCCGGCTTCGGCCGACGCCGTGCGGCTGGTGCTGCCCGGTCTCGCCGACCCTCTCACCCGGGCGGTGCTCTGGGGCGAGGCGTTGGACGCGGCGACCGACGGGGAACGGCCGGTCACCGGCCTGGTCGACCTGATGGTCGCCGCGCTGCCCGCCGAGACCGAGGTGATCATCGCGGAGGACGTGCTGACGCTCAGCCGGTCGCTTGTCGACCGCTACCTCGACCCGCTGGCCCGGTCGGCGGCGCTGGCCCGGATCGCCGGGGCGTGCAGGCAACTGCTCGACGGCGCACCGGCGGGGGAGTCCCTCCAACTCGCCGCCGCGCGAGCATGGGTCGCCGCCACCACCGACGCCGATCTGCTCACCGGCTGGCTGGCCGGCCGCGAGGTGCCGGCCGGGCTGAAGGTCGACGCCGAGCTGCGCTGGTCGGTGCTGTGCCGGCTCGTCGTGCTGGGCGCTGCCGGTGCAGCGGAGATCGCCGCCGAGGTGGCCGCCGATCCCAGCTCCGCGGGTGCCGAGCGGGCCGCCCTCTGCCGGGCCGCCCTGCCGGACGCGGCCGCCAAGCAGGCGGCCTGGGAGATCATCGTGCGGGGCACCGAGCTGTCCAACCGGCTACTGGAGGCGACCGCCGAGGGGTTCTGGCAGCCCGAGCAGGCCGAGCTGACCGCGGCGTACGTCGAGCGGTACTTCGCCGAGATGCCGGACGCCGCCCGTGGACGTACCCCGTGGACGGCCGACCGGGTGGCGAAGCTGGCGTTCCCGCGCTACGCCGTGGCGCAGCCGACCCGGGAGGCCGCTGCGGCGCTGCTGGCCCGCGACGACCTGACCCCGGGTCTGCGTCGGGTGATCACCGACGCCGACGACGACCTGCGTCGCGCGCTTGTCGCCCGCACGGCGGTGGCCGCAGCGGCGGCCTGA